The Flavobacterium commune genome contains the following window.
AACACGAGACTACTTTTGACAGCACGGCTATTAACGATTTCTTTGAAACCTATCCCAAACTAAAAGAATACCAACCAGAGGTAAAAAAACTCTATCAAAAACACCAATACCATTACATTTGGTTTGATCAAAACGGCATCAACGAATTTGCCAACCTTTTATACGACAAAACAAACAATCTGGAAGAAGAAGGCGTTGCTATAAATGTACCTTATAAAGCTAAATTTGACGGAATTCACAACAGCTTAAACGGAAACTCAAAACCCAATATTGAAACCGAACTATTGCATTCATCGCTGTATTTTTTCTATGTGATGAATGTTTACCATGGTCTGGACAGCAATAAATCAAAAGAGGCCGAATGGTATATTCCCCGAAAAAAACAATCTTACATTAACTATCTGGATTCTCTGTTAACCAATCCTACTTTAATCAATAAGGATGAAAAAAATCTAATTGGTCAATATTCTTTACTTAAAAAAGCCCTCCATAAATACCGCCAAATAGAAAAAAAAGGCGGCTGGAACTCAATTACAATTGACACCGCTGTTGCTTCATACAAAATTGGCGATAGTGCTGCAATTATTGCCGACATCAGAAAACGACTATTTCTTTCCGAAGATCTCAAATCCAATTCAGAAAGCCCTGTTTATGATACGGAATTATCTAAGGGAATTTTGCATTACAAACTAAGACGAGGCTATCTGGCCAACAATATTATTTCAAAAGAATTGATTCAGGATCTAAACATTCCCATCAGCGAACGTATTAAAACCATTATGATTAATATGGAACGCTGCAGATGGGTTTCGAGCGATATTCCAAAATCCAAAGAATTAATTGCTATTAATATCCCTTCTTTTCAATTGTCTTATTTTAAAAATCAGGAGGTGGTTTTGCGTTCAAAAGTTGTGGTTGGTAAAATCCTGAACAAAACCGTTATCTTTAGTGCTCCTATGAAATATATTGTTTTTAGTCCGTACTGGAATGTCCCCGCAAGCATTAAGAAAAACGAAATTCTTCCGGCCATAGCCAAAAACCCCAATTATTTAGCCGAACACAATATGGAATGGAACGGCAACAACATCAGACAGAAACCGGGACCTAAAAACTCTCTGGGATTGATTAAATTTTTATTCCCCAATTCGAATGATATTTACCTGCATGACACGCCTTCTAAAAGTCTTTTTGAAAAAGAAACCAGAGCCTTTAGTCATGGTTGTATTCGTGTGGCAAAACCAAGAGAATTGGCT
Protein-coding sequences here:
- a CDS encoding L,D-transpeptidase family protein → MKKIVFNFSIITLLVFSTLLSCKNAKEQNENIQPLAVIEEHETTFDSTAINDFFETYPKLKEYQPEVKKLYQKHQYHYIWFDQNGINEFANLLYDKTNNLEEEGVAINVPYKAKFDGIHNSLNGNSKPNIETELLHSSLYFFYVMNVYHGLDSNKSKEAEWYIPRKKQSYINYLDSLLTNPTLINKDEKNLIGQYSLLKKALHKYRQIEKKGGWNSITIDTAVASYKIGDSAAIIADIRKRLFLSEDLKSNSESPVYDTELSKGILHYKLRRGYLANNIISKELIQDLNIPISERIKTIMINMERCRWVSSDIPKSKELIAINIPSFQLSYFKNQEVVLRSKVVVGKILNKTVIFSAPMKYIVFSPYWNVPASIKKNEILPAIAKNPNYLAEHNMEWNGNNIRQKPGPKNSLGLIKFLFPNSNDIYLHDTPSKSLFEKETRAFSHGCIRVAKPRELAIEILKDNPEWTPEKIDSAMHSGKESWLTLKEKIPVYIGYFTAWVDNDGTIHFYNDIYKRDELLASMLFVK